From one Paramormyrops kingsleyae isolate MSU_618 chromosome 1, PKINGS_0.4, whole genome shotgun sequence genomic stretch:
- the arsh gene encoding arylsulfatase D: MECLQNQKYRCCVLVLVLFAIRWTSGAKDDDKPNFVLIMVDDLGIGDVGCYGNDTIRTPNIDRLAQEGVKLTQHIAAAPLCTPSRTAFLTGRYALRSGLGSTGRVQVIMFLGGAGGLPSNETTFAKILQKQGYTTGIVGKWHLGVNCESRNDHCHHPNNHGFDYYYGLPFTNFNDCKPGEGTVLLADLQVVLWNVSMLLGLAILTLEGVWLLGLLEVNQKLVVMLMLICFLALAVWYVPFKHLQTWNCIIMRNELVVEQPIILDTLTHRIVNEAEQFLERNQQNPFLLFLSLVHVHTPLFMSESFVGKSKHGLYGDNVEEADWMIGRIVETVEKLNLSRKTLIYFTSDHGGHIEVSDRRGQSGGWNGIYKGGKAMGGWEGGIRVPGLFRWPGRLPAGGVIDEPTSLMDVFPTVVGLAGGELPRDRVLDGHDLMPLMEGQARRSKHEFMFHYCGVYLNAVRWHPPDSDAVFKVHFFTPNFWPSGAGGCYDTKLCLCHEGFVTQHTPPLLFDLAQDPSESRPLTPDLEPRYAEVLERVRLAVEEHGRTLSPVPNQLTWRNVLWRPWLQPCCGTFPFCSCSEPNVTMTRGS; this comes from the exons ATGGAGTGTTTGCAGAACCAAAAGTATCG GTGTTGTGTGTTGGTGCTTGTACTCTTCGCAATAAGGTGGACCAGTGGAGCCAAAGATGATGACAAGCCTAACTTTGTCCTTATAATGGTTGATGATTTGGGCATAGGGGACGTTGGATGCTATGGGAATGACACCATCAG GACCCCTAACATTGACCGGCTGGCTCAGGAGGGGGTGAAGCTGACTCAGCACATTGCTGCCGCTCCCCTCTGCACCCCCAGCAGAACAGCCTTCCTGACAGGACGATACGCTCTGCGGTCAG GCCTGGGCAGTACTGGACGTGTGCAGGTCATTATGTTCCTGGGTGGAGCAGGGGGTCTTCCTTCCAACGAGACCACGTTCGCCAAGATCCTACAGAAACAGGGTTACACTACAGGGATTGTAG GAAAATGGCACCTTGGTGTGAACTGTGAGAGCAGGAATGACCACTGCCACCACCCTAACAACCATGGATTTGACTACTACTACGGCCTTCCCTTTACAAATTTTAATGACTGCAAACCGGGTGAGGGCACAGTTCTGTTGGCCGACCTGCAGGTGGTGCTGTGGAATGTATCAATGTTGCTGGGTCTGGCCATCCTCACTCTGGAAGGAGTGTGGCTCCTTGGCCTCCTGGAGGTCAACCAGAAGCTGGTCGTCATGCTCATGCTCATCTGCTTCCTGGCACTGGCGGTCTGGTACGTGCCCTTTAAACATCTGCAGACCTGGAACTGCATCATCATGAGGAACGAGCTGGTGGTTGAGCAGCCAATCATCCTAGACACTCTGACACACCGCATTGTGAATGAGGCTGAGCAGTTTCTGGAAAG AAACCAGCAGAACCCCTTtcttctgttcctgtctctggTGCACGTTCACACGCCACTGTTTATGTCCGAAAGCTTTGTGGGGAAGAGCAAACATGGACTTTATGGTGACAATGTGGAAGAAGCCGATTGGATGATAG GTAGAATTGTGGaaactgttgagaaacttaacCTCTCCAGGAAGACGCTAATATATTTCACCTCTGACCATGGAGGACATATAGAGGTCTCAGATCGCCGTGGCCAAAGTGGAGGCTGGAATGGCATTTACAAAG GAGGCAAAGCTATGGGCGGCTGGGAAGGCGGGATCCGCGTGCCGGGCCTCTTCCGCTGGCCGGGCCGGTTGCCTGCCGGAGGGGTGATCGATGAGCCTACCAGCCTCATGGACGTCTTTCCTACTGTGGTCGGCCTGGCAGGGGGGGAGCTACCAAGAGACAG AGTCCTGGACGGCCACGACCTGATGCCCCTGATGGAAGGGCAAGCCCGGAGATCCAAGCACGAGTTCATGTTCCACTACTGCGGCGTATATCTGAACGCCGTGCGCTGGCACCCCCCAGACA GTGATGCGGTTTTCAAAGTTCACTTCTTCACGCCCAACTTTTGGCCCTCGGGGGCTGGAGGCTGCTACGACACCAAGCTCTGCTTATGTCACGAGGGCTTTGTCACCCAGCACACCCCCCCACTGCTGTTCGACTTGGCCCAGGACCCATCTGAGAGCAGGCCCCTGACGCCGGACCTGGAGCCCCGCTACGCAGAGGTGCTGGAGAGGGTCCGGTTGGCGGTAGAGGAACACGGCCGAACACTCAGTCCGGTCCCCAACCAGCTGACCTGGCGCAACGTGCTGTGGAGGCCCTGGCTGCAGCCCTGTTGTGGAACCTTCCCGTTCTGCTCTTGCTCGGAGCCCAATGTCACCATGACACGAGGCTCCTGA